Sequence from the Clostridium saccharobutylicum DSM 13864 genome:
CTATTAAGAAAGCTTTAGTAGAAATGGGTGAAAAGGCTTATGAAATAGGATATGTAACATCTGGAGGTGAAGGTGTTTGTTTAAAATAGCAGTTTTAGCTTCAGGAGGAGGAACAGATCTTCAGTCTGTAATAGATGCAGTAGAGAGTAAATACATTAATGCTAAAATAGAAATGGTTATAGGCAGCAAAGAGGGCATTTATGCCCTCGAAAGAGCTAAAAAACATAATATAGACACATTTGTTGTTAGCAGGAAAGAGTATAAAGAAAAATCCTCAGATAAAATATTAGAATTAACAAAAGGTAAAGTTGATTTAATAGTTCTTGCAGGATTTTTATCAATCTTAGATGGAAAAATATTAAAAGAATTTGAAGGTAAAATAATAAACATTCATCCATCATTAATTCCATCTTTTTGTGGACCTAATATGTATGGATTAAAAGTTCATGAAGCTGTAATTAAGAGTGGAGTGAAATTTTCAGGTTGTACTGTTCATTTTGTAAATAGTGAAGTGGATGGAGGTGCTATAATCCTTCAGGAAGCTGTTCCAGTTTATTTTGAAGATGATGCGGAAACTCTTCAAAAAAGAATACTAGAAAAAGAGCATATAATACTACCTAAAGCAATAAAATTACTTAGCGAAGGTAAAGTAAAAGTTAGTGATGGTAGAGTTAAGATAGAAGAATAAGAGGAGGCCTTTTCGTGAAAAAGAGAGCTTTAATAAGTGTATTTGATAAAGATGGAGTTTTAGATTTTGCTAAATTCCTAGTATCTAAAGATGTTGAAATTGTATCAACAGGGGGAACTTATAAATATTTAAAGGAAAATGGTTTAGAAGTAATTGAAATTAATGAAGTTACTAATTTTCCTGAAATGTTAGATGGAAGAGTTAAGACTCTTCACCCATTAGTTCATGCAGGAATATTAGCGATAAGAGATAATGAAGAACATATGAATACATTAAAAGGTAGAGATATTCATACTATAGATTATGTAGTTGTAAATCTTTATCCATTCTTTGAAAAAGTTAAAGAAGATTTAGAATTTGAAGAAAAGGTTGAATTTATCGATATTGGTGGCCCTACAATGCTTAGAGCTGCAGCTAAAAACTTCCAGGATGTTGTAGTAATTAGTGATAAAAATGACTATAAAGTTGTTATGGATGAAATTGAATCAAATGGAGAAACTTCTTTAAAAACTAAGAAGAGATTAGCTGGTAAGGTATTTAATCTTATGAGTGCATATGATGGTGCTATTTCTAATTTCTTATTAGATGATGAAGAATATCCAGAATATCTTTCGGTTTCATATAGGAAGATGCAAGGTCTTAGATATGGTGAAAATTCACATCAAAGTGCAGCTGTTTATTCTTCAACAATGCGTGATGGTGCAATGAATACTTTTGAGACTTTAAATGGTAAGGAATTATCTTATAATAATTTTAAAGATGTTGATATAGCTTGGAAATGTGCTAATGAATTTGATGAACCATCATGCTGTGCATTAAAACATAATACACCTTGCGGTGTTGCAGTTGGAACGCATTCTTATGAAGCTTATATGAAAGCGTATGAAGTAGATCCAACTTCAATATTTGGTGGAATTGTTGCGTTTAATAGAAAAGTAGATAAGAAAACTGCAGAAGAAATGGTTAAGATTTTCTTAGAAGTTATAGCTGCACCAGAATATGATGAAGATGCTTTAGAAGTATTGAAGACAAAGAAGAATTTAAGAGTTCTTAAGTTCAATAATACTCCAAAAGCTGATAAATATATGGTTACAGTGGATGGAGCAATGCTGGTTCAAGAAGAAGATAACAAATTAATTGAAGAAATAAAAGTTGTAACAGAATCTAAACCTACTGATGAAGAAATGAAAGATTTATTATTTGGTATGAAAGTAGTTAAGTATGTTAAATCAAATGCTATAGTAGTTGCTCATAATGGAATCGCATTAGGTATTGGTGGAGGTCAAGTTAATAGAATTTGGCCAACAGAAGATGCGTTAAGAAGAGGAAAAGGTGCTACTATACTTGCATCTGATGCATTTTTCCCATTTAGAGATGTTGTAGATCAAGCAGCTCAATATGGAATTAAAGCTATAATTCAACCAGGTGGATCTATGAGGGATCAAGAATCAATAGATGCTTGTAATGAACATGGAATTGCGATGGTATTTACAGGATACAGACATTTTAAACATTAATAATAAAGTTTACTAATATATATATTTCAATATAAATTTTTGATTAAAATTAACTTGTTATATTTATTTTACTGTAATTTATTTTTGCAATATATATTAAGGTACATTTTAATTCTACAAACTAAAATGAAGAATAAAAATCTTACGATGTTTTTAGAAAGAGTAATCTAAAATTTCGTAGGACTTTCTTCATTTATATAGGGATTAAAAATGTTAGAATTAATTTAAGTAATTTCTTCTAGCTATATTCAAAAAGATAATAATTAAAATTTTGGAGGTATGTATTTATGAAACTTCTTTTAATTGGTTCCGGTGGTAGAGAACATGCTTTAGCTTGGAAATTTGCACAAAGTAAAAAGGTAGAAAAAATATTTGTTGCACCAGGTAATGGTGGTACAGCAATTGAAAATAAATGTGAAAATGTAAACATCACTGATATTGATGAATTAGTTAAATTTGCACAAAATGAAAATGTAGATCTTACTGTAGTAGGACCAGAAGATCCTTTAACAAAGGGTATAGTAAACAAATTTAAAAAAGAAGGATTAAAAATATTTGGACCAGCTGAAAATGGTGCAAAACTTGAAGGTAGTAAGAGTTTTTCTAAGGAATTTATGAAAAAATATGGAGTTAAAACAGCTCAATATGAAACATTTACTAATGTAGATGAAGCTCTTAAATATTTAGAAATTTGTGAATATCCAACAGTTGTTAAAGCTGATGGACTTGCAGCAGGTAAAGGTGTTGCTATATGTGCTAATAAACAAGAAGCTGAAGAAGCTGTAAAATCATATATGGTAGAGGATATATTTAATGGTGCAGGCCAAACTATAGTGATTGAAGAATTCTTAGAAGGGGTAGAAGCTTCAATTCTTTCTATAACAGACGGGAAAACAATAATTCCATTTATATCAGGAAAAGATCATAAGCAAATTTTTGATGGTGGTAAAGGTCCAAATACAGGTGGAATGGGAGTTTTAGCCCCAAATCCGTATGTTACAGAAGCGGTAATGAAAGAGTTTGAAGAGAATATAATGGCTAAAACATTAAATGGAATTAAAGAAGAGGGATTTGATTATAAGGGAATTATATTCTTTGGAATTATGATAACTAAAAAAGGAACGTATCTTTTAGAATATAATGTAAGAATGGGAGATCCTGAAACTCAATCAGTTCTTTATTTAATGGAAAGTGATTTAGTAGAAGTTATAGAAGCAGCTTTAAGAGAAGAACTAGATAAAATAGAAATAAAGTGGAAAGATGGAGTTTGCATTAATGTTGTTCTAGCATCTAATGGATATCCAGGTAATTTCACTAAAGGCTATGAAATAAAGATAGATGAAAAAGTTAAAGATAAGGTGTTTTTGGCAGGTGCTAAATTTGAAAATGGTATTTTAAAGACTAATGGTGGCAGAGTATTATCGGTTATAGGTCTTGGAAAAGATACTGAAGAGGCTAGAAAAGACGCTTACAATAATATTAAGTATGTTCAATTTGAAGGAGCATATTGTAGAACAGATATAGGAACACATATGTAAAAAACAGACATTATTTAAAAGTTACAAACATAAAAAATAAGTTATCTAGATAAGAAAAAATATTAATATCTATATGACTTATTTTTTTGTTTTTTATTTAAAACAATCTGTAGTCAAACAGTCCAAAGAAAAATTGGATTATCATAGTTGATATAAAAAAATAATTATGATATTGTAAAAATATCTACATTAATATAGCTGATAAATAAATGTAGTAAAATATAAATATTAAGAGAATAAAATAAAAAAATAGCATAATGTATTAAATTAAAATATTATTAGATTTAATAACTACTAAAAAATTAAAATTTATTTTATTCATTTAAAAATAATAAAGGTGAAACAATATAATGAAAAATAAAAATTATTTATACATTAATTATTTAAATATGGCAAGAAACTCAAAGATAGAAAAGAATTTGTTAAAAGCACTTAGTTTCTATAAAAAAGCATATGCTTTGAAAATTGGAAAAGATGACATTGAACTTCTGATGGATATGGCTTTAATATATGATAAGATTGGATTGAAAAATGAGGCGGAAGAAAAGTATTTTGAAGTACTGAAATTAGATGAAGATGATGCTAGAGCTTACTATGGATTAGCTGTAATTTATGATGAAAATAATGAATTGTATAGGGCAAAAAGATATTATAAAAAAGCAATCGAAAAAGATCCAAATTATGATAAAGGATATTTTTTTCTAGCTAATATATATGATGAATTAGGTGAAAAAAATAAAGCTATTGAAAATTATAAAAAAGTTATAGAATTGAATAAAACAGATTTATGGGCATATGCTAATTTGGCGTGCATTTTAGAAGAGTTAGATAATAATGAAGAAGCGTTATTATATATTGATAAAGCATTAAAAATAGATTCTAATAATTATAAGATATTTTTTAATAAAGGAGTTATTTTAAATAAATTAAATTCCACATATGATAGTATTAAGTGTTATGAAAGATCAATAAAAATAAATCCTAAATATCCATATAGTTATTTGAATTTAGCTGTTATATATAGAGAAAATGGAGAGTTTTATAAAGCTATAGAGGTAATTAATGAAGGTATAACAGAAAATAAAGATGAAGGTTTTTTATATTACAATAGGGCATGTTTTTATGTAAACATAGGAGAAGTTTTATTGGCATTTGAAGATATAAAGAAGTGTATAGAATTAGACGAATCATTTTTAGATTATATGAAAAAAGATGAGGAATTAAATCCTATAAGGAGACTTGAAGAATATAAAAGTCTTTTCAATTAGAAATTTGTAATAAACATAAAACAATAAAAAAATACAATCTTTTTTATATGAAAAACTAATAAGAAAAATAGGGCGTTGGAATTAATAAAAAATTTAAATTTTAAATAGTGCAAATTAATTAATGAGTGTATTTTTATAAGGTGTAAAGTTTTTATTTTAAATCTTTGTGTTTTAATGCTGATATGCTTATATATAATAGTAGATATTTTTTATTTTGATGCAAATTTATTATATTTATAATTATCTATTTTATTAATATTACTAAAAATAAAATAAACTTATTTAATGAAAATATTCTAAAAAATTATTAACAATGCAATAAACATCTCATATATATGTATAGGGGGAATGTTTATGGTGAGCATTTTATTAATTTCTATTGGAATTACATTTATAATACTTGGAATTATGATTTTTATAGATAAATTAAAATTATTGAGAACAGGGGTAAGAACTGAAGGTGAAGTTGTAGATTTTGAAAAAAAAATCGAAGCGTCTATAAGTGAAGAAAAAGAAATTCTATATATAACAGTTTATAAACCAATAATAAGATTTAAGGCAGAAAATGGGGCAATTAGAACTATAACGTATGATGCTGTCAATAGCAATAAAATATATAAAATTGGTGATAAAGTTACATTAATATATAAGGCGGAAGAGTTAGAAAATGTTGAAATAAATGATATACAAAATATATTTGGAGTATTGTGTAAATTAATTGCTATGGGAATTATATTTATAATTTTTGCATTAGTATTATCGTTGGTATAATTTGGCGATTAATTCAGACAAAAACGCTAAAAATCGTAAAAAGGACAAGCTTTTATAAAAACTTGTCCTTTTTAAGGTTCTTTAATTTCTATATTGAATATTAGATAAATCACCTACATGTTCATAATCTATAGTTTTGCCGTTGTATAAAAATCTAACGCCGTCAATCCATTTTAGATTGGATTTGTTGTTTGATTGAAGAAAATTTTCTATTAGAGTATTTGCGGTTAAGGTGCCACCTGTAGAGCCTTGAAATTTAGGTAACCATTTATTGGCACCATTATCAACTAAGTTTATTGTGGCTATTTTCTTGCTATTCTTAGTATCGATAGATTTAATTTCGATAGGTAATTTGTTGAAATTTTTTTCGGACACAGCTTTGGAAAGTGCTTTAAGTTTACTTTCTAAACTTAAGTTTTCATCAACTTCAATAGTACCACATTCGTTAGGTTCTAAAGTATCAACATTAACATTGTAAATTGAAAGTTTTACCTTGTTGATTTTTGTCTCTTCTTTTTTTTCTTCTTCTTTAGGCTTAGTGTTAGTATTAGTGTCAGAAGTTACAGAAGAAGTTGAATCATCTGATTTTTCTTGTTGCACAGGAGCATTACTACTATTAGAGCTAGTATTACTTTCGGGTTTTGTTGAGTTGCAACCAACCATTGTTGTAAGACTTAACATCAAAACTGTAGTTAAAATTAGTTTTCTAGTCATGGTATGTACACCCCCTTATGTTAAATATAAAATTAGGTGATTTTTTTTATTTATTATAACAGATATACCTTAAATTTAAAAGATAGCTAGGGTTTTGACGGAAAAGAAGAAAACATTGACAATTTATTTTTGGTGTAGTATATTTTGATTATCAAAATATTTGATGTTAAAATATTTTTGCACCAATGTTATTTTATTATGATAAAAATAGTCTCATTGATGGGTGGAGGAAGAGTGAATGGATATAAGAAGAACAGTGATTAATGACTTGTTGGTGCAGTTATTTAGTGATGTCTTACAAATCGAAGAATATGCTTTGAAAAATGGTGTACTTTCAGATCTTTCCATTACAGAAGTGCATACAATAGAGGCTATTGGAATGTATAATGAAAGGACTATGTCGGAAGTAGCTCAAAGATTGAAAATTACTGTAGGTACTTTAACAACTGCGATTAGTAAATTAATCAAAAAAGAGTATGTAGAAAGAAAAAGAACAGAAGAAGACAGAAGAGTTGTATTAGTTAAACTAACAAAAAAGGGGAAATTAGCATTTAGACTCCATGAGAAGTTTCATGAAGATATGGTTAATACATCAATAGATGGATTAAGTGAAATGGAGGAAAAAATGCTAATTTCTTCTTTAAATAAAATAAATAATTTCTTTAAAGAAAAATATGAATTGAAATAGTAAAAGGAGAAAACTATGAATAATGTTAAAATTGCTGGGATTGGAGCTTATCTACCTTCTTTAGTAGTTACTAACGATAGAATAAGTGAACTTGTTGAAACAAATGATGAATGGATAGTTCAAAGAACAGGAGTTAGTGAAAGAAGAATTTCAGAAGGAGAAAATACTTCTGATATAGCTACAAAAGCAGCTAAAATTGCACTTGAGAGAGCAGGAGTTGATGCAAAAGATTTGGAATTGATAATAGTTGCAACTATTAGTCCTGATATGTTTATTCCATCAGCTGCGTGTTTAGTGCAAAGTAACTTAGATGCAGATAAGGCAGCTTGCTTTGATATAAGTGTTGCATGTTCAGGGTTTGTATATGCCTTGGAAATAGCAAAGGGATTGATGAATTCTATGAACTATAAAAATGCTTTAGTGGTTGGTGCTGAAGTTCTTTCTAAAGTAACAGATTGGACGGATAGAGGAACTTGCATTTTATTTGGTGATGGCGGCGGAGCAGCTGTATTGAAACAAAGTGAAACAAAAGGTATTATTAAATCATATTTAAGAGCAGATGGAAAGAAAGGGAATGCACTGACTATAGGTGGGCCAGACATTGATACTCCTTTTTCTAAAGAAAAAATATTAAAAGATAAATATATAAAAATGAATGGAAGAGAAGTATTTAAATTTGCAGTAGGTGCAATAGAAGAAGCTGTAAATGAAGTTATTAAAGATACAAATATTTCATTAGAAGAAATTAAATATATAGTTCCTCATCAAGCAAATTCTAGAATTATAGAATTAGCAGCTGCAAAATTAAATTTAAATATAGATAAGTTTTATATAAATTTGGATAAAGTTGCTAATACATCATCAGCAACAGTTCCAATAGCATTAAATGAAATGTATGAAAAAGGTCTGTTAAAAAAAGGAGATAAAATTATTTTGGTTGCATTTGGTGGGGGATTAACTTACGGATCTACACTGTTAGAATGGTAAAAATGTAAATATAAATCAAAATGATTATTATATAAATGGAATTATGGAGGGGATATCATGTTATTTGAAGAGATAAGAGAAGTTATATGTGAACAATTGGGAAATGAAAAGGATGAAGTTAAATTAGAAACAACATTTGAAGAATTAGGAGCTGATTCTTTGGATTTATTTCAAATTGTAATTGAACTTGAAGAAAAATATGATATACAAATTGAAGAGGTTGAAGGATTAAAGACTATAAAAGATGCAGTAGAATATGTAGAAAAAAATAAAAAATAAACGTGTTTTTTTAGTCCAAATATGAACTTATTTTGAATTTTTAGCAATTAGATTGATAAATAAATTTTATAATAGTAAAATCTATTTATTATTGTAGATATATAATCCTATAATATGGTCAGATTTAAAATAAAATTATTCCATTAAATGTAGTAAATGCAACATTTGATAATGTTGTTATATTGTTAGTGGCAGGAGGAACTTTTTATGGAAAGAAATAGAGTATGTGAACTATTAAAAATAAAATACCCTATATTTCAAGGTGGTATGGCAAGAATTGCAGATGCATCGTTAGCAGCAGCTGTAAGTGAAGCAGGTGGACTTGGAATAATAACAGGTGCAGCACCAACAGAATGGGTAAGAGAACAAATTAAGGAAACTAAAAAGTTAACTAATAAGCCATTTGGAGTAAACATAATGTTAATGGCAGAAAATGCAGATGAGATAGCAGATTTAGTATGTGAAGAAGAGGTTGCAGTTGTAACAACAGGTGCGGGTAGTCCTGGAAAATTTATGGAAAAATGGAAAAAACATAATATAAAGGTTATACCAGTAGTAGCATCAGTTGCGCTTGCTAAAAGAATGGAAAAAGCAGGGGCAGATGCAATTATTGCAGAAGGGACTGAATCAGGAGGTCATGTAGGTCAGTTAACAACAATGACTTTAGTTCCACAAGTTGTAGATGCAGTTAATGTGCCAGTTATAGGAGCAGGTGGTATTGGAGATGGCAGAGGAGTAGCTGCGGCATTTATGTTAGGAGCTGAAGGGATTCAAGTTGGAACAAGATTTTTAGTAGCAAAAGAATGTACAGTTCATCAAAATTATAAAGACAAAATATTAAAAGCAAATGATATAGATACAGAAGTTACTGGAAGATGTACAGGACATCCAGTGAGGGTTCTTAGAAACAAACTTGCAAGAACTTATTTAAAGTTAGAAAAAGAAGGAATGCCAGTTGAAGAAATTGAAAAACTTGGAATAGGGGCATTAAGAAAAGCAGTTGTAGAAGGCGATGTAGATAATGGGTCACTTATGTCAGGGCAAATTGCAGGTTTAATTAATAAAGAACAAACAAGTAAAGAAATAATCGAAGAATTGTTTAAGGGAGCAGAAGAAAGATTTAAACTATTTGGAGGTAAATATGAATAAAAGTAAAACAGCTTTTCTTTTTCCAGGCCAAGGAGTTCAAACTGTTGGAATGGCTAAGGAACTTTGTGAAAATATATCAGAATGTAAAGCGATTTTGGATAAAAGTGAAGAAATTTTAGATATGCCTATAAAAAAATTAATGTTTGAAGGACCTGAGGAATTATTAACTGCAACAGAAAATGCACAACCAACGATTCTTGTTGCTTCACTTATTGCATTAAAAGCATTAGAGATTAATGGAATAAGTGCTGATTATACTGCAGGACTTAGTTTAGGTGAATATTCATCATTAATATATGGAGGAGCACTTTCTTTAGAAGATGGATTATTACTTGTAAAAGAAAGAGGAAGAATAATGGGTAGTGCATTGCCAGAAGGATTAGGAACAATGGCTGCTATATTAAAGTTAAATGATGAAAAATTAAAAGAACTATTAGATAGAGCTGGAAAATTTGGTATAATAGAAGGTGCTAATTTCAATTGCCCAGGTCAAGTATCTGTTTCGGGAGAAAATAAAGCTGTAGAAGAAGCAGTTAAAATTGCGAAAGAGCTTGGGGGATTAGGAATACCATTAAAAGTTAGTGGTCCATTCCATAGTTCATTACTAGCACAAGCAAGTGAAGAATTTTATAATACTATAAAAACTGCTAATATTGGAGAAGTAAATAAAATAGTATATTCAAATGTTAAGGGACTTCCATATGATAAAAATGATGACATTAAAGATTTATTAAAAAGACATATAAGATCTTCAGTGCTTTTTGAAAAGACTATAAATCATATGATTGATAGTGGAGTAGATACATTTATTGAAGTTGGACCTGGAAAAGCATTGAGAGGTTTTGTTAAGAAAATAAATAAGAGTGCTAATCTTTTAAATGTTGAAGATATGCAATCATTAGATAATACAATCAACAAGTTAAAAGCATAAAATTTTGGAATTATAGATTAATTTTTTTGGATTTATAGAATATGTAATAAAATGTTTTAAAAGAGAAGGAGACAATTATATGCTAAAAGGAAAATGTGCAGTTATTACAGGTGCAGCAAGAGGAATCGGAAAAGCAGTCGCATTAAAATTAGCATCACTTGGTGCGAATATAGTTTTAAATTATAGAAGTAGCGAAAAAGAAGTCAAGGAAGTAGAAAATCTTATAAAAGATATGGGTGTAGATGTTATAAGTGTAAAAGGTGACATTTCTAAATTAGATGAAGTGGAAAATCTTGTATCAGTAGCTAAAGAAAAGTTTGGATGCATAGATATCATGGTAAACAATGCTGGAATTACTAAGGATACATTAATTCTTAGAATGAAGGAAGAAGATTTTGATACTGTTATTGACATAAATTTAAAAGGAGTATTTAATTGTTTAAAATGCATTACTCCAATCATGGTTAAACAAAAACATGGGAAGATAATAAATCTTTCATCAGTAGTTGGAATTTCAGGAAATGCTGGTCAAGTAAATTACTCGGCTTCTAAAGCAGGGGTAATTGGTATGACAAAATCTCTTGCGAAGGAAGTTGGATCAAGAGGAATTAATGTCAATGCTGTAGCACCAGGTTACATTGAAACTGATATGACAGAATCTTTAGGAGATAAATATAAAGAAGAAGTTAAGAAAAACATACCACTTAAGAAATTAGGAAAACCAGAAGATGTTGCAAATGTTGTAGCTTTTCTTTCAAGTGAAGCTTCAGACTATGTTACAGGTCAAGTTATCCAAGTTGACGGTGGAATGTTAATGTAATGGAGGAAGAGTAGGATTATGGAAAGAAGAGTTGTTATTACAGGAATGGGAGCACTAACTCCTATAGGAAATGATGTTAATACATTTTGGAATAATGCTAAAGAAGGCAAATTAGGAATAGATTTCATTACTTTAATAGATCAAGATTTAATTGATGTAAAGATTGCGGCAGAAGTTAAAGATTTTGATGCTGATACATTAATAGGTAAAAAAGAGTCAAAGAGATTAGATAGATTTGCTCAATTTGGTTTAGTTGCATCAGATGAAGCTATAAAAAATTCTGGAATAGATTTAGAAAAAGAAAATTTGGATAGATTCGGAGTTATGCTAGGATCTGGAATAGGTGGATTTGAAACTATTGAAACTGAAGCTAGTAAAATAGCTACTGGAAAATCTAAGAGAGTATCTCCATTTTTTGTTCCTATGACAATAATAAATTTAGGAGCA
This genomic interval carries:
- the purN gene encoding phosphoribosylglycinamide formyltransferase, producing MFKIAVLASGGGTDLQSVIDAVESKYINAKIEMVIGSKEGIYALERAKKHNIDTFVVSRKEYKEKSSDKILELTKGKVDLIVLAGFLSILDGKILKEFEGKIINIHPSLIPSFCGPNMYGLKVHEAVIKSGVKFSGCTVHFVNSEVDGGAIILQEAVPVYFEDDAETLQKRILEKEHIILPKAIKLLSEGKVKVSDGRVKIEE
- the purH gene encoding bifunctional phosphoribosylaminoimidazolecarboxamide formyltransferase/IMP cyclohydrolase, whose amino-acid sequence is MKKRALISVFDKDGVLDFAKFLVSKDVEIVSTGGTYKYLKENGLEVIEINEVTNFPEMLDGRVKTLHPLVHAGILAIRDNEEHMNTLKGRDIHTIDYVVVNLYPFFEKVKEDLEFEEKVEFIDIGGPTMLRAAAKNFQDVVVISDKNDYKVVMDEIESNGETSLKTKKRLAGKVFNLMSAYDGAISNFLLDDEEYPEYLSVSYRKMQGLRYGENSHQSAAVYSSTMRDGAMNTFETLNGKELSYNNFKDVDIAWKCANEFDEPSCCALKHNTPCGVAVGTHSYEAYMKAYEVDPTSIFGGIVAFNRKVDKKTAEEMVKIFLEVIAAPEYDEDALEVLKTKKNLRVLKFNNTPKADKYMVTVDGAMLVQEEDNKLIEEIKVVTESKPTDEEMKDLLFGMKVVKYVKSNAIVVAHNGIALGIGGGQVNRIWPTEDALRRGKGATILASDAFFPFRDVVDQAAQYGIKAIIQPGGSMRDQESIDACNEHGIAMVFTGYRHFKH
- the purD gene encoding phosphoribosylamine--glycine ligase; the protein is MKLLLIGSGGREHALAWKFAQSKKVEKIFVAPGNGGTAIENKCENVNITDIDELVKFAQNENVDLTVVGPEDPLTKGIVNKFKKEGLKIFGPAENGAKLEGSKSFSKEFMKKYGVKTAQYETFTNVDEALKYLEICEYPTVVKADGLAAGKGVAICANKQEAEEAVKSYMVEDIFNGAGQTIVIEEFLEGVEASILSITDGKTIIPFISGKDHKQIFDGGKGPNTGGMGVLAPNPYVTEAVMKEFEENIMAKTLNGIKEEGFDYKGIIFFGIMITKKGTYLLEYNVRMGDPETQSVLYLMESDLVEVIEAALREELDKIEIKWKDGVCINVVLASNGYPGNFTKGYEIKIDEKVKDKVFLAGAKFENGILKTNGGRVLSVIGLGKDTEEARKDAYNNIKYVQFEGAYCRTDIGTHM
- a CDS encoding tetratricopeptide repeat protein; the encoded protein is MKNKNYLYINYLNMARNSKIEKNLLKALSFYKKAYALKIGKDDIELLMDMALIYDKIGLKNEAEEKYFEVLKLDEDDARAYYGLAVIYDENNELYRAKRYYKKAIEKDPNYDKGYFFLANIYDELGEKNKAIENYKKVIELNKTDLWAYANLACILEELDNNEEALLYIDKALKIDSNNYKIFFNKGVILNKLNSTYDSIKCYERSIKINPKYPYSYLNLAVIYRENGEFYKAIEVINEGITENKDEGFLYYNRACFYVNIGEVLLAFEDIKKCIELDESFLDYMKKDEELNPIRRLEEYKSLFN
- a CDS encoding DUF3592 domain-containing protein, which codes for MVSILLISIGITFIILGIMIFIDKLKLLRTGVRTEGEVVDFEKKIEASISEEKEILYITVYKPIIRFKAENGAIRTITYDAVNSNKIYKIGDKVTLIYKAEELENVEINDIQNIFGVLCKLIAMGIIFIIFALVLSLV
- a CDS encoding MarR family winged helix-turn-helix transcriptional regulator; amino-acid sequence: MDIRRTVINDLLVQLFSDVLQIEEYALKNGVLSDLSITEVHTIEAIGMYNERTMSEVAQRLKITVGTLTTAISKLIKKEYVERKRTEEDRRVVLVKLTKKGKLAFRLHEKFHEDMVNTSIDGLSEMEEKMLISSLNKINNFFKEKYELK
- a CDS encoding beta-ketoacyl-ACP synthase III; the protein is MNNVKIAGIGAYLPSLVVTNDRISELVETNDEWIVQRTGVSERRISEGENTSDIATKAAKIALERAGVDAKDLELIIVATISPDMFIPSAACLVQSNLDADKAACFDISVACSGFVYALEIAKGLMNSMNYKNALVVGAEVLSKVTDWTDRGTCILFGDGGGAAVLKQSETKGIIKSYLRADGKKGNALTIGGPDIDTPFSKEKILKDKYIKMNGREVFKFAVGAIEEAVNEVIKDTNISLEEIKYIVPHQANSRIIELAAAKLNLNIDKFYINLDKVANTSSATVPIALNEMYEKGLLKKGDKIILVAFGGGLTYGSTLLEW
- a CDS encoding acyl carrier protein is translated as MLFEEIREVICEQLGNEKDEVKLETTFEELGADSLDLFQIVIELEEKYDIQIEEVEGLKTIKDAVEYVEKNKK
- the fabK gene encoding enoyl-[acyl-carrier-protein] reductase FabK gives rise to the protein MERNRVCELLKIKYPIFQGGMARIADASLAAAVSEAGGLGIITGAAPTEWVREQIKETKKLTNKPFGVNIMLMAENADEIADLVCEEEVAVVTTGAGSPGKFMEKWKKHNIKVIPVVASVALAKRMEKAGADAIIAEGTESGGHVGQLTTMTLVPQVVDAVNVPVIGAGGIGDGRGVAAAFMLGAEGIQVGTRFLVAKECTVHQNYKDKILKANDIDTEVTGRCTGHPVRVLRNKLARTYLKLEKEGMPVEEIEKLGIGALRKAVVEGDVDNGSLMSGQIAGLINKEQTSKEIIEELFKGAEERFKLFGGKYE
- the fabD gene encoding ACP S-malonyltransferase; this translates as MNKSKTAFLFPGQGVQTVGMAKELCENISECKAILDKSEEILDMPIKKLMFEGPEELLTATENAQPTILVASLIALKALEINGISADYTAGLSLGEYSSLIYGGALSLEDGLLLVKERGRIMGSALPEGLGTMAAILKLNDEKLKELLDRAGKFGIIEGANFNCPGQVSVSGENKAVEEAVKIAKELGGLGIPLKVSGPFHSSLLAQASEEFYNTIKTANIGEVNKIVYSNVKGLPYDKNDDIKDLLKRHIRSSVLFEKTINHMIDSGVDTFIEVGPGKALRGFVKKINKSANLLNVEDMQSLDNTINKLKA
- the fabG gene encoding 3-oxoacyl-[acyl-carrier-protein] reductase, which codes for MLKGKCAVITGAARGIGKAVALKLASLGANIVLNYRSSEKEVKEVENLIKDMGVDVISVKGDISKLDEVENLVSVAKEKFGCIDIMVNNAGITKDTLILRMKEEDFDTVIDINLKGVFNCLKCITPIMVKQKHGKIINLSSVVGISGNAGQVNYSASKAGVIGMTKSLAKEVGSRGINVNAVAPGYIETDMTESLGDKYKEEVKKNIPLKKLGKPEDVANVVAFLSSEASDYVTGQVIQVDGGMLM